A single region of the Mycobacterium avium subsp. avium genome encodes:
- a CDS encoding acyl-CoA dehydrogenase family protein: MDFDPSPTQQAVADVVTSVLDRELSWEALVDGGVTALPVPERLGGDGVGLPEVATVLTEVGRRGAITPALATLGFAVLPLLELASEEQQDRFLAGVARGGVLTAALNEPGTPLPDRPATTFADGRLSGTKIGVGYAAQADWMIVTADSAVVVVSPKADGVQVVQTPTSNGSDEYTVSFTGVAVADSDVLAGATAARVNQLALAAVGAYADGLVSGALRLTADYVANRKQFGKPLSTFQTVAAQLAEVYIASRTIDLVAKSVVWGLSEGRDVDHDLGVLGYWVASQAPPAMQLCHHLHGGMGMDITYPMHRYYSTIKDLTRLLGGPSHRLDLMAIASAAQPGAAGRHADDLVGAQCS, translated from the coding sequence ATGGACTTCGACCCCAGTCCGACACAACAGGCGGTCGCCGACGTCGTCACGTCGGTGCTGGATCGCGAATTGAGTTGGGAGGCACTGGTCGACGGGGGTGTGACGGCGCTGCCGGTGCCCGAGCGTCTCGGCGGCGACGGGGTGGGTCTGCCCGAGGTCGCCACGGTGCTCACCGAAGTCGGTCGCCGCGGCGCCATCACGCCGGCGCTGGCCACGTTGGGTTTTGCGGTGCTTCCGTTGCTCGAGCTGGCCTCCGAGGAGCAGCAGGACCGGTTCCTGGCCGGGGTCGCCAGGGGCGGGGTGCTGACGGCCGCGCTCAACGAACCCGGTACCCCGCTGCCGGACCGGCCCGCGACCACCTTCGCCGACGGCCGGTTGTCGGGCACCAAGATCGGCGTCGGCTATGCGGCACAAGCGGATTGGATGATCGTCACCGCCGACAGTGCGGTTGTCGTGGTCTCGCCCAAGGCCGACGGCGTCCAGGTGGTGCAGACGCCGACCTCGAACGGCTCCGACGAGTACACGGTCAGCTTCACCGGCGTCGCGGTGGCCGATTCCGACGTGCTGGCGGGCGCCACGGCGGCGCGGGTCAACCAGCTGGCGCTGGCGGCCGTGGGCGCCTACGCCGACGGGCTGGTCAGCGGGGCGCTGCGGTTGACCGCCGACTACGTGGCCAACCGCAAGCAGTTCGGCAAGCCGTTGTCCACCTTCCAGACCGTGGCCGCGCAGCTCGCCGAGGTCTACATCGCCTCGCGCACCATCGATTTGGTGGCCAAGTCGGTGGTGTGGGGGCTGTCGGAGGGCCGGGATGTCGATCACGACCTGGGCGTGCTGGGATACTGGGTGGCGTCGCAGGCGCCCCCGGCGATGCAGCTCTGCCACCACCTGCACGGCGGCATGGGCATGGACATCACCTATCCGATGCATCGGTACTACTCCACGATCAAGGACCTGACCCGGCTGCTGGGCGGGCCGTCGCATCGCCTGGACCTCATGGCGATCGCAAGCGCGGCGCAGCCGGGCGCAGCGGGTCGGCACGCAGACGACCTGGTGGGAGCGCAATGTTCATAG
- the fadE29 gene encoding acyl-CoA dehydrogenase FadE29 yields MFIDLTPEQRQLQAELREYFSNLISSDEMKAMEQDRHNEAYRAVIRRMGRDGKLGVGWPKEFGGLGFGPIEQSIFVNEAHRADVPLPAVTLQTVGPTLQQFGSEMQKKKFLPAILAGEVHFAIGYTEPEAGTDLASVRTTAVRQGDEYIVNGQKIFTTGAHDADYIWLACRTDPEAVKHKGISILIVDTKDPGYSWTPIILSDGAHHTNATYYNDVRVPADMLVGEENGGWKLITTQLNNERVMLGPAGRTAGIYDRVREWASKPGSDGVTPIDHADVQRALGEIYAMWRINELLNWQVAAAGEDINVADAASTKVFGTERIQYIGRLAEEVVGKYGNPADPETGELLRWLDSQTKRNLVITFGGGVNEVMREMIAAAGLKVPRVPR; encoded by the coding sequence ATGTTCATAGACCTGACCCCCGAACAGCGTCAGCTGCAAGCCGAACTGCGGGAATACTTTTCGAACCTGATCTCGTCCGACGAGATGAAGGCGATGGAGCAGGACCGCCACAACGAGGCCTACCGGGCGGTGATCCGGCGGATGGGCCGGGACGGCAAGCTCGGGGTGGGCTGGCCAAAGGAGTTCGGCGGCTTGGGCTTCGGCCCGATCGAGCAGTCGATCTTCGTCAACGAGGCGCATCGCGCCGACGTGCCGCTGCCCGCGGTGACCCTGCAGACGGTCGGGCCGACGCTGCAACAGTTCGGCAGCGAGATGCAGAAGAAGAAGTTCCTGCCGGCGATCCTGGCCGGCGAGGTGCACTTCGCGATCGGCTACACCGAGCCGGAGGCCGGCACCGACCTGGCGTCGGTGCGCACCACGGCCGTGCGGCAGGGCGACGAGTACATCGTCAACGGGCAGAAGATCTTCACCACCGGTGCCCATGACGCCGACTACATCTGGCTGGCCTGCCGCACCGATCCGGAAGCCGTGAAACACAAGGGCATTTCGATCCTGATCGTGGACACCAAGGACCCCGGCTACTCCTGGACGCCGATCATCCTGTCCGACGGCGCCCACCACACCAACGCCACCTACTACAACGACGTGCGGGTGCCCGCCGACATGCTGGTCGGCGAGGAGAACGGCGGGTGGAAGCTGATCACCACCCAGCTCAACAACGAGCGGGTGATGCTGGGCCCGGCCGGCCGTACCGCCGGCATCTACGACCGGGTGCGCGAATGGGCGTCCAAGCCGGGCAGCGACGGGGTCACCCCGATCGACCACGCCGACGTCCAGCGGGCGCTCGGTGAGATCTATGCGATGTGGCGGATCAACGAGCTGCTCAACTGGCAGGTGGCGGCGGCCGGTGAGGACATCAACGTCGCCGACGCCGCGTCGACGAAAGTCTTTGGCACCGAGCGGATTCAGTACATCGGCCGGCTCGCCGAGGAAGTCGTCGGCAAGTACGGCAACCCCGCCGACCCGGAGACCGGCGAACTGCTCAGGTGGCTGGACTCGCAAACCAAGCGCAACCTGGTGATCACGTTCGGCGGCGGTGTCAACGAAGTGATGCGCGAGATGATCGCCGCCGCCGGGCTCAAAGTGCCGAGGGTGCCCCGATGA
- a CDS encoding MaoC family dehydratase — protein sequence MSAPVIEVGTTLPELKLYGDPTFIISTALATRDFQDVHHDRDKAQAKGSKDIFVNILTDTGLVQRYVTDWAGPSALIKSIGLRLGVPWYAYDTVTFSGEVTAVQDGLVTLKVFGRNSLGDHVIATVTLTMGDA from the coding sequence ATGAGCGCACCCGTCATCGAAGTCGGCACCACGTTGCCCGAGCTCAAGCTCTACGGCGACCCGACGTTCATCATCTCAACCGCCCTGGCCACCAGGGACTTTCAGGACGTGCACCACGACCGGGACAAGGCGCAGGCCAAGGGGTCGAAGGACATCTTCGTCAACATCCTCACCGACACCGGCCTGGTGCAGCGCTACGTCACCGATTGGGCCGGGCCGTCGGCGCTGATCAAGTCGATCGGCCTGCGTCTCGGTGTGCCGTGGTATGCCTACGACACGGTGACGTTCTCCGGCGAGGTGACCGCCGTCCAGGACGGCCTGGTGACGTTAAAGGTGTTCGGCCGCAACAGCCTTGGCGATCACGTCATCGCGACGGTGACGCTGACGATGGGGGATGCCTGA
- a CDS encoding lipid-transfer protein, producing the protein MLSRKAAIVGIGATDFSKDSGRSELRLAAEAVLDALDDAGLSPADVDGLTTFTMDTNNETAVARAVGIGDLKFFSQIGYGGGAACATVQQAAIAVATGVADVVVAYRAFNERSGMRFGQVQTRLAGDARAQADSTAADNSFSYPHGLSTPAAQVAMIARRYMHLSGATSRDFGAISVADRKHAAKNPKAYFYEKPITIEDHQNSRWIAEPLRLLDCCQETDGAVAVVVTSVERARDLKQRPAVIEAAAQGSSPDQYTMVSYYRSELGLPEMGVVGRQLWQQSGLKPTDIQTAVLYDHFTPFTLIQLEELGFCGKGEAKDFIADGAIEIGGRLPINTHGGQLGEAYIHGMNGIAEGVRQLRGTSVNPVPDVEHVLVTAGTGVPTSGLILG; encoded by the coding sequence ATGCTTTCCCGCAAGGCGGCGATCGTCGGCATCGGCGCGACCGACTTTTCGAAGGATTCCGGCCGCAGTGAGCTGCGGCTGGCGGCCGAGGCGGTGCTGGACGCCCTGGACGACGCCGGGCTTTCGCCGGCGGACGTCGACGGGCTGACCACCTTCACGATGGACACCAACAACGAGACGGCCGTCGCCCGCGCCGTCGGCATCGGTGACCTGAAGTTCTTCTCCCAGATCGGTTACGGCGGCGGGGCCGCCTGCGCGACCGTGCAGCAGGCCGCGATCGCGGTGGCCACCGGGGTGGCCGACGTCGTGGTGGCGTACCGGGCGTTCAACGAGCGCTCGGGCATGCGGTTCGGTCAGGTGCAGACGCGGCTGGCGGGAGATGCTCGCGCGCAGGCGGATTCGACCGCGGCGGACAATTCGTTCTCCTACCCGCACGGGCTGTCCACGCCGGCTGCGCAGGTCGCCATGATCGCGCGGCGCTACATGCACCTGTCCGGTGCGACCAGCCGGGACTTCGGTGCGATCTCGGTGGCCGACCGCAAGCACGCGGCCAAGAACCCGAAGGCGTACTTCTACGAGAAGCCGATAACCATTGAGGACCACCAGAATTCGCGGTGGATCGCCGAACCGTTGCGGCTGCTGGACTGCTGCCAGGAGACCGACGGTGCGGTGGCGGTCGTGGTGACGTCCGTCGAGCGGGCACGCGACCTCAAGCAGCGGCCGGCGGTCATCGAGGCGGCGGCGCAGGGCTCCAGCCCCGACCAGTACACGATGGTCAGCTACTACCGCTCGGAGCTCGGCCTGCCCGAGATGGGCGTGGTGGGCCGGCAGCTGTGGCAGCAGTCCGGCCTGAAGCCGACCGACATTCAGACCGCCGTGCTCTACGACCACTTCACGCCCTTCACGCTGATTCAGTTGGAGGAGTTGGGATTCTGCGGCAAGGGTGAGGCCAAGGACTTCATCGCCGACGGCGCCATCGAGATCGGCGGGCGGCTGCCGATCAACACGCACGGCGGCCAGCTCGGTGAGGCCTACATCCACGGCATGAACGGCATCGCCGAGGGGGTGCGGCAACTGCGGGGCACCTCGGTGAACCCGGTGCCCGACGTCGAGCACGTGCTGGTCACCGCGGGCACCGGTGTGCCCACCTCGGGCCTGATCCTGGGCTAG
- a CDS encoding bifunctional MaoC family dehydratase N-terminal/OB-fold nucleic acid binding domain-containing protein, whose amino-acid sequence MTDIAEAIAEIKAAGGPKPRAGRDPVNQPMINNWVEAIGDRNPIYVDEAAARAVGHPGIVAPPAMIQVWTMFGLGGERPKDDPMGPIMELFDNAGYVGVVATNCEQTYHRYLRPGEQVSITSEMGDVIGPKQTALGEGWFINQHIIWRVGDEDVAEMNWRILKFRPRESDAAASPVPDDLDPATMMRPASSRDTAFFWEGVKAHELRIQRRPDGSLQHPPVPAVWQDKTAPIDYVVASGKGTVYSFVVHHAPKVPGRTLPFVIALVELAEGVRMLGELRGIDPARVRIGLPVRATYLDFPADDNGPEWSLYAWEPDA is encoded by the coding sequence ATGACCGACATCGCCGAAGCCATCGCGGAGATCAAAGCCGCCGGCGGGCCGAAACCGCGCGCCGGGCGCGACCCGGTGAATCAGCCGATGATCAACAACTGGGTGGAGGCCATCGGCGACCGCAACCCGATCTATGTCGACGAGGCCGCGGCCCGCGCCGTCGGACATCCCGGGATCGTGGCCCCGCCGGCCATGATTCAGGTGTGGACCATGTTCGGCCTGGGCGGGGAGCGTCCCAAGGACGACCCCATGGGGCCCATCATGGAGTTGTTCGACAACGCCGGGTACGTCGGTGTGGTCGCCACCAACTGCGAGCAGACCTACCACCGCTACCTGCGGCCCGGTGAGCAGGTCAGCATCACCTCGGAGATGGGTGATGTGATCGGGCCCAAGCAGACGGCGCTCGGCGAGGGCTGGTTCATCAACCAGCACATCATCTGGCGGGTCGGCGACGAGGATGTGGCCGAGATGAATTGGCGCATCCTCAAATTCAGGCCCCGCGAATCCGACGCGGCGGCGTCGCCGGTGCCCGACGACCTCGATCCGGCCACCATGATGCGGCCCGCGTCGTCGCGCGACACCGCCTTCTTCTGGGAGGGTGTCAAGGCGCACGAGCTGCGGATCCAGCGGCGGCCGGACGGCAGCCTGCAGCACCCGCCGGTGCCGGCGGTGTGGCAGGACAAGACCGCCCCCATCGACTACGTGGTGGCCAGCGGCAAGGGCACGGTGTACAGCTTCGTGGTGCATCACGCGCCCAAGGTGCCCGGCCGCACACTGCCTTTCGTGATCGCACTGGTCGAACTCGCCGAGGGTGTCCGGATGCTGGGCGAGCTGCGCGGCATCGACCCGGCCCGGGTGCGGATCGGGCTGCCGGTGCGGGCCACCTACCTCGATTTCCCGGCCGACGACAACGGTCCGGAGTGGAGCCTCTACGCCTGGGAGCCTGACGCATGA